One stretch of Natronobacterium gregoryi SP2 DNA includes these proteins:
- a CDS encoding DUF2267 domain-containing protein, with amino-acid sequence MATSYSDFVGEVQHRIKADTQAEAVRTTRAVLETLGERVDEGGATDVASPLPMEIDRYLLAVEHGHTYDFDEFVDRVETKLNDDDLDFEASYGTPADVEPADAVYRAKAVVALTSELVPGGELAHVERQLPDEFEELFEFVDAETKPWEQEA; translated from the coding sequence ATGGCTACGAGCTACAGCGATTTCGTCGGCGAAGTACAGCACCGAATCAAAGCCGACACGCAGGCCGAAGCCGTGAGAACGACCCGTGCGGTGCTCGAGACGCTCGGTGAACGCGTCGACGAGGGCGGAGCGACCGACGTCGCGAGTCCGCTGCCAATGGAGATCGACCGGTACCTGCTCGCGGTCGAGCATGGCCACACCTACGACTTCGACGAGTTTGTCGACCGCGTCGAGACGAAACTGAACGACGACGATCTCGACTTCGAGGCGTCGTACGGGACGCCCGCCGACGTCGAGCCAGCTGACGCCGTCTACCGGGCAAAGGCCGTCGTCGCCCTGACGAGCGAACTGGTCCCTGGTGGTGAACTGGCTCACGTCGAACGCCAGCTACCCGACGAGTTCGAGGAGTTGTTCGAGTTCGTCGACGCGGAGACGAAACCCTGGGAACAGGAAGCCTGA